Proteins encoded in a region of the Sphingopyxis sp. OAS728 genome:
- a CDS encoding esterase/lipase family protein: MPRDTPLPEGLKPPSRLATLGELALPLDMLRYGLSGYHLIGAPRGDGRAIALLPGYGASELSMRPLEAYLRHLGYHVRDWGMGRNNGRVAADVERFAAQAAEWVKADGAPLTLIGWSLGGVIARETARAYPHLVREIITMGTPIIGGPKYTALAQRFAGRDFDAIEREIHARNLKGLTQPLTVIYSDRDGIVGPDIAVDIYNPQARNIKVDSTHLGLGINPRVWRIVANTLAGKE, from the coding sequence ATGCCCCGCGACACACCGCTTCCCGAGGGACTGAAACCGCCGAGCCGGCTCGCGACGCTCGGCGAGCTCGCGCTGCCGCTCGACATGCTGCGCTACGGCCTGTCGGGCTATCATCTGATCGGCGCGCCGCGTGGCGATGGGCGCGCGATCGCCCTGCTCCCCGGCTATGGCGCTAGCGAACTGTCAATGCGCCCGCTCGAGGCCTATTTGCGCCACCTCGGCTATCATGTCCGCGACTGGGGTATGGGGCGCAACAACGGCCGCGTCGCCGCCGACGTCGAACGTTTCGCGGCGCAGGCGGCCGAATGGGTCAAGGCCGACGGCGCCCCGCTCACCCTGATCGGCTGGAGCCTCGGCGGCGTCATCGCCCGCGAAACCGCGCGCGCCTATCCGCACCTCGTCCGCGAGATCATCACGATGGGCACACCTATAATAGGCGGCCCCAAATATACCGCGCTCGCGCAGCGCTTCGCGGGGCGCGATTTCGATGCGATCGAGCGCGAGATCCATGCGCGCAACCTCAAGGGCCTGACTCAGCCGCTCACCGTCATCTATTCCGATCGCGACGGCATCGTGGGTCCCGACATCGCCGTCGACATCTACAATCCGCAGGCGCGAAACATAAAGGTCGACAGCACGCATCTGGGGCTCGGCATCAACCCGCGCGTGTGGCGGATCGTCGCGAATACGCTTGCGGGGAAAGAGTAG
- a CDS encoding murein hydrolase activator EnvC family protein has translation MRPGSASAAYGAEWGEIITINALTEPYILRVGQRLRLPNDARPVPRGPVDVGARAAAFRLDIDDILTGSQPALAEADRPTAGSATPRQPVTTAIAEPATFAGRFEWPLNGPILARFGPLASDRVSDGINIAAAAGTPIRAAAGGVVAYAGDQVGTYGGLILINHGGGWVSAYGHAGRIDVKRGQSVRIGDVIGRAGATGQVQTSQLHFQLRKNRIPVDPMKQLPPR, from the coding sequence GTGAGACCGGGATCGGCATCGGCCGCCTATGGCGCCGAATGGGGCGAGATCATCACGATCAATGCGCTGACCGAGCCCTATATCCTGCGCGTCGGTCAGCGCCTCCGCCTGCCCAACGACGCACGTCCCGTTCCGCGCGGTCCGGTCGATGTCGGCGCCCGTGCCGCCGCCTTCCGCCTCGACATCGACGACATATTGACCGGCAGCCAGCCCGCGCTTGCCGAAGCCGATCGTCCGACGGCGGGCAGCGCCACACCGCGCCAACCCGTCACTACCGCAATCGCCGAGCCCGCGACGTTCGCCGGCCGCTTCGAATGGCCACTCAACGGGCCGATCCTTGCGCGTTTCGGCCCGCTCGCGTCGGACCGGGTCAGCGACGGAATCAATATCGCCGCCGCCGCCGGCACCCCGATCCGCGCGGCCGCGGGAGGGGTCGTCGCCTATGCCGGCGACCAGGTCGGCACCTATGGCGGGCTGATCCTGATCAACCATGGCGGCGGCTGGGTCAGCGCCTATGGCCATGCCGGGCGCATCGACGTGAAGCGCGGGCAGAGCGTCCGCATCGGCGACGTCATCGGCCGCGCCGGTGCCACCGGTCAGGTCCAGACGTCGCAACTCCATTTCCAGTTGCGCAAAAATCGCATACCCGTCGATCCGATGAAGCAACTGCCGCCCCGATGA
- a CDS encoding DUF423 domain-containing protein → MIGVFAAISAAVAVAAGAFGAHGASGPQEAEWLRTGGLYQLIHAVAALAIMGVARGPAVTLLAGAAIFSVTLYAMAFGAPRWFGAITPIGGTLLIVGWLWAGWIYWRG, encoded by the coding sequence ATGATTGGCGTATTTGCGGCGATTTCGGCGGCGGTAGCGGTAGCGGCGGGCGCGTTCGGCGCGCATGGCGCGTCGGGGCCGCAGGAGGCCGAGTGGCTGCGGACGGGCGGGCTGTACCAGCTGATCCACGCAGTCGCGGCGCTCGCGATCATGGGCGTGGCGCGCGGTCCGGCGGTCACGCTGCTCGCCGGCGCGGCCATTTTTTCCGTCACCCTCTACGCGATGGCATTCGGCGCGCCGCGCTGGTTCGGAGCGATCACGCCGATCGGCGGGACGCTGCTGATCGTCGGCTGGCTCTGGGCCGGCTGGATCTACTGGCGCGGTTAA
- a CDS encoding potassium channel family protein: protein MPHIFRPLKRASNWPIWADVITRLSVAFFLIAIVVLVHWIDRAGLKDSHDGQISFLDVVYFTMISVTTTGFGDIAPVSDRSRLIEAVIVTPIRIMVLFIFVGTAYNFVLKRTWEKWRMARIQAKLTDHYVVLGYGTSGAEAVRELIARGTDPACIVVIDQSGPRVQAAEAMGCNVLQGDASNDDTLIDVRIDKAHSVLVSAGRDDTSILMVLTVRHLAPHVPISVVIRAQDNELLARQAGANNVINPVSFTGLLLAGSAQGAHVADYMADLASVGGRVQLRERVVGGEEVGRSIDQLASGGRGLRIYRAGKPYGFWEPEAQRLEHGDQIVEVVRCEECEASVPGG, encoded by the coding sequence ATGCCGCACATCTTCCGCCCGCTGAAACGCGCAAGCAATTGGCCGATCTGGGCCGACGTCATCACGCGGCTCAGCGTCGCCTTCTTCCTCATCGCGATCGTCGTGCTCGTCCACTGGATCGACCGCGCGGGGCTGAAGGACAGCCACGACGGCCAGATCAGCTTCCTCGACGTCGTCTATTTCACGATGATCTCGGTCACCACGACGGGCTTTGGCGACATCGCGCCGGTGTCCGACCGCTCGCGGCTCATCGAGGCGGTGATCGTCACGCCGATCCGCATCATGGTGCTCTTCATTTTCGTCGGCACCGCCTATAATTTCGTCCTCAAACGCACATGGGAAAAATGGCGCATGGCCCGTATCCAGGCAAAGCTCACCGACCATTATGTCGTGCTCGGTTACGGCACCAGCGGCGCGGAGGCGGTCCGCGAACTCATCGCGCGCGGCACCGACCCTGCGTGCATCGTCGTGATCGACCAATCGGGCCCGCGCGTCCAGGCGGCGGAAGCGATGGGTTGCAATGTCCTTCAGGGCGACGCGTCGAACGACGACACATTGATCGACGTCCGGATCGACAAGGCGCATTCGGTCCTTGTCTCGGCCGGGCGCGACGACACATCGATCCTCATGGTGCTCACCGTGCGCCACCTCGCGCCGCACGTCCCGATCAGCGTCGTGATCCGCGCGCAGGACAATGAATTGCTCGCGCGGCAGGCGGGCGCGAACAACGTCATCAATCCCGTCAGCTTTACCGGCCTGCTGCTCGCCGGCTCGGCGCAGGGCGCGCATGTCGCGGATTATATGGCCGACCTCGCCAGCGTCGGCGGCCGCGTCCAGCTGCGCGAGCGCGTCGTCGGCGGCGAAGAAGTCGGGCGCAGCATCGACCAGCTCGCGAGCGGCGGACGCGGGCTGCGCATCTATCGCGCCGGCAAGCCTTATGGTTTCTGGGAGCCCGAGGCACAGCGCCTCGAACATGGCGACCAGATCGTCGAGGTTGTTCGCTGCGAGGAATGCGAAGCGAGCGTGCCCGGCGGTTAA